The Aspergillus flavus chromosome 2, complete sequence region TTTTTAGCCTTTGGGGGCCatcaattaaattaaaataaaatccgattttaaaaataaataaataaatcattattttttattttctgcATTTTGAAATTATTATTCGTATTATTCgtactattatttttatttttattgggattttccctcttcccctaCTGCGTTTCCCTCCTTATCGTTATTGTCCTCTTGTCTTCGTCTCCAATCCCCATATACTTACTTCTCGCTCTCCCTCCCCATcccatctctctctctctccctctcgcTCTCCCTCTTCTGTCCCTCCCGCTTCCTCCCCTTTATATCACCGTTTTAATCTGTTTcgtttttttatttgatttgtTCACTGCTCTCGTGCGTTTCATTCCCTTTCGGATTCAGCCCGGACAATCCCCCTTAACTATCCACCCACCGCTGCCACTACCCCTACATAATACAAGACGGTCGGTACTTGTCGGCCACCTTATATCTATCCGCTGGCCACTACTGTCCGCCTCCAATACCAACCTCCCTGGTTTGCTGGACTACCTACTTAACTGGTGTTGGACATtgattactattaaaaactaaaaaaaagtCTCTGGGCTGTGCAACATCCTGAACGTTGCCACAACTACCGGCGTCTACTTACTACATCGGCCACTGCCAAAAAAAGACATCGAGATCTACAACTGGATCAACCTCGCCACTTGGATTTCCCCATAGGACCTGCATTACTCTTCCCGTTGACAGGCGTCTCCATTCCCTTCATGGATCCTTAAGGCGACTTCTTCTTGTTCCGTGTGCTATATAAATGCTGGTTTTGGATGTTTAAACCCGTCCCCACTGGATACTAAAGGACCATTCTCATACCGGATCACCGACTTTCTATCCCTTACTTCCTTTGATCAAAACTCTCTCTTCCACCCGGACGGAGAGAGTTCCCTCGTTCTGGTCTCCTTGGATCCACTTGATTATCTTTGATCACCCTTATCTCTTTCCCCTTGACTCCCGCTGCCCTCATGCttgctccatctcctccgttGAGCATGTACCCTCCAATGCTCCCCACCCCTCCGCCCTCTCCGCCTATCACCCGCTGTTATGCGCCAGAAGACCGTTTGGGACTGCTCTTGGCCAACCGGCTGGAGCTGATTGGAATCCTGGGAGTAGGTGCTTACGGTGTCGTCTACACAGCCATTGACATCCATACCAATGTGATGTATGCGGTCAAGGCCCTCAACAAAGCTGGACTAGATCCCCGCCAGCTCAAGTTTCAGCAGCGCGAGATTAAGTTGCACCACATGGCCAGTCAACACCCCAATGTGGTTTCCTTGGTCCGCATAATGGATTCCGTCGACTGCACCTATGTAGTCATTGAGTTCTGCCCCGAAGGTGACCTGTTCTCCAGTATCACGGAGAAAGGCAACTTTGTGCACAATGACCCCTTGGTCAGACGGGTGTTCCTCCAAATTCTGGATGCTGTTCAATATTGCCATAACATTGGAATCTACCACCGGGATCTCAAGCCGGAAAACATCCTGGTCACCGACCAGGGTTTGACCGTCAAGCTTGCTGACTTCGGCCTTGCTACCACGGATGCCTGTACGTCGGATTTCGGTTGCGGGTCGACTTTCTACATGTCACCAGGTACGCCACcccttttcccccttcgTCATTCCCTGTCCCTTTCGTCACCGACTGAGACCAGTGGCTAACTGCAACAAAGAATGCCAGCAACCAAATCCCCGCCCTATGTCATGGTATGAATCCGCTCCCAATGATGTCTGGAGTCTGGGCGTAATCTTGGTCAACCTGACCTGTGGCCGCAACCCCTGGAAGCGTGCCTCTCCCGAGGATTCCACATTCCGGGCCTACCTGAAGGATCCGTACTTTCTCAAGtccattcttcctttgacCGATGAGATGATCTGTATCTTGAGCCGCATCTTCGAGTGCGACCCAAGAAAGAGGATCACCATTCCGGAATTGCGCACCATGATCTTGGAATGCCCGCAGTTTACCATTCCTCCCTGGGGTTCCATGAACGGGCCAATGCCGGTCGGCTTTGTCAATAACCCACAGGTCCCTGTGCACCACATCCCTTCGGATGTCTATGATTCGCAGTCCTCCGTCTCTTCTGGCTCCTCCCATTATTCCGACTCGTTGCAGTCAGCGGTGTCGGATGCGTCCTCGTTCACGGAGGGCTACCCCGACGTAGACAGTGTCTCGTCGATGTCTTCCGTGGGACTGGACTGCGAGGCCGATTGCAAGAACACCTTCGCGCCCACGGAATCGATCACGTGCAGTGATTTCGTTGAGCCGCTGCTGATGCCTTTCCCACAACCTATCCCAGTCTCTGCCTACTAAGCAGCGGACCCCTCAAAATTTATTTAACGCAGGTTTATGATTTAACGGCAATACCTTTCGAATTCCCAGGGATATACCTGATCATTCCTTCGACTATTTCTAGGTTACATCGCCTTGCATTTCTGAAGCGACAAGTGTATTATTTCACGGCGCAGAAAGCCTTGGAGAGCAGGTTTTTTGGACATATGCcttaatttctttctttgcacCCTTTCCTGGATTTGTGGATAATACCCGAATGGTTACCCGCTGGACACTGGCCGGTGAGCCGGAGTTGCCTTCTTGGACAGGTTTCCGCCAACTCGCTCCGCGAGGTTTTTGGATGTCGGAAACGTGAATTctgttttattattaatacgtttttttttcccttgttaTTTGATACATCGCTCTCTTTTTGGGTGGAATTTGTGGGTTTTTATGATACACTTGCTGTCATGATGGTTGATTGTTGGCGTTCACTCCCCTTGATCCTTGTTGTTTCCTCACCTTGGCatcgaaagaagaaaagaaaatacccCTGGATCAAGACAGCATTGCATTTGTTTCCTGTTGGTACGGAGTTTGTGGAGGGCCGTTCTGGATATTTTGGTTATACTTTCGCTCTTTTCTCGATGATACCTGGGAGCCGGGGAGGGGTGTCTCTCCGCTCTTGATCTcgttcttgatcttttcgTTTCGATCTATTAGTACATAGTTTCTGATCTGTTGGCTTGACACGTCGAGCCAAGATCCGTTCGGTTCCCCTCTGATGGAGGTTTGAGATAGCCATACGAGAGTTCACCCAGGTCGTCCGCACATGGGCCGATTCTAAGGGGCAGAACCAGAGTGAAGCGTTGATACAACGCGATAAATAGAGATATGACGACCGCGATCTCTTCGttctcatctttcttctgctttctaCTACCGACCTCTCATTTCTCAgtttttctccctttttcagtttttctccctttttttcttccatttTTAATTGAGTATCCACCGGAAGGTGTCGGCTATGACGCGATGAGCTTAGACTTTTGTTTTGCGTTTATTCCTGCTCTAGACGGAGCCAATCTCATTGCGCTTTGACATGGCGGGCCAAGGGCAGGACCGCTGGGCTTGCGTGGCACGGCCAACCTTTGCAACCGTTCTTCGTTGGCGAGCGATGACACTACCTCATGCGTTATCTGTTCCAGTCTTGAGTTCACGGTGGGTCCGGCGCTTACAGACAGCTCCGCCAGATAGCTTCATTCTGAAACGGAGATTGTTTTAACCGAGATGCCCTGGCCCTTGAGCACTGGTGTCATTTCAACGGCTTCTATTTTTATCAGACTGCGTCTGACGTGCCCGTGCGAGCTCGCACAGGCCATGAACTTGTTTCCTTTTAGtcgtatgtatgtatagacTATTCCTTATACCGATGTATTATTATGATCCACGTCATCGTGATCTCCTTTATACTTATCCACAGCGAATAATTTACCGTCCGCCGGGGTCGAACTAGCCGCGCAAGCTGTCATTGATTCCAATCTCATGGTGAAGTATATAAAACTACCGGATAACTAATCGTTTCAAGTCCCTACATGTTCCTGCCACCAGTAACCCGAATCGTCTCACCCGTCACATACGAGAACAAGGGACTGGCCACGGCCAGGACAGACTTTGCCGCCTCCTCGGGCGAGGCAGGTCTTCCCAATGGGATATCCGGGTACGTCTGCTTCTGCTCGCCCACGCCGCCCTGGCGCGACTCCAACTGCTTTCCCGGGATGCCCAGCGCCACCTTGGTGCCATCCGGTGTGGTAATGAACgcgcccttctccttggccgCTGTCAGCCGGGTCTGCACATGGCCAAAGGCAATCGTGTTCGACCGGACCCCGAACGCGGGACCCCATTCTTTGGCGATGGTCCTGGTGAGTCCAACCACTCCGGCCTTGGCGAGGGCGTAGTTAGCCTGGCCTCTGCATGACCGTTAGTAAAAAAAGGCTCCGATCATagtgaaagaagaaagaccatAAGATAGacaatgaaaaagaaagaaagaatacatACGCATTCCCATGGATTCCACTTGTACTACTAATATTAATGATCACGCGAGGCTCCCCATCCTTCACCCGGAAGTACTTGGCCGCAGCACGAACCAGCTTAAACGGCGCCGTATTGTGAACAGCCAACATAGTATCCCATTGTTTATCCGTAATCTAGACCAATTAGCCACGCTTCACACAAACACATAcacatatatgtatatatatatatatcatcaagaaagaaaggaagggagaGGAAACAAACCTTATGAATCACCCCATCCCACGTAAACCCGGCATTATTAACAATAACATGAATCTTCCCATTCCCGAACTCAGCCGCCTTCTTCACCAACGACTCGATATAGGCATCATCGAGAATATCTCCCGTAACAGCAATGGCCCGGTTCGGACTCGCGGCATTGATGGCGTTTGCTGTGTTTGTGGCTTTCTCTGTATATTCTTTTAGTAacttgtcttctttctttctgtttaTATAGgcaattctatatatatatcttgtgTATATGCGAGAtgatatatatgtatagataggcaaggaaggaaagaaagaaagaaagaaagaaacataccaGCATCAATATCAGCAATGACGACCTTAGCGCCTTCATTGGCGAACAACTTCGCAGTCTCGGCACCGATGCCCTGGCCGGCGCCAGTGATGATGGCGACTTGATTGGCGAGGAGGCCTTGGGGGTAATTGAGGTGGGAGGAGATTTGGGCGAGGCGGTGGGCCATTTTGCGGGTTTtatctttcgttctttcttcctgtccttcttttctttactttcGTGGAGATTAATTTTGATAGATGGTGGGTTTGGTGGAGTGAGGTAGTTCTTATACGGGGTAAGTTGTGAGGGGTGTGTTGGGGTAAGGATGGTTAATGCATGAACTTTGGATACAGAGTTAATGGCGCGGATTGCTTGCCGAGGCCCGTGGTGCAGCCGAGTGCCGACATGcctattctattctttttgtatgtatggagTTTGTAGATCGATGATATGGagggataaaaaaaatatcaagGTGCAATAATTGGTATCCTgggaaataaataattacaAGTGTTGTTCATGTGTTTCAAATGCAAATACAGCCCATCGCTTGCAGATATGCTTCCACCGTTCCTTCGTATCCGCGGATGATCTGCTGCAGCCAGCTCCCCTCCAGGTCTGCATTGCTGGACATGTCGATGGTGCCTTTCAGCGATGTCACTACCTCCTTACACTGTTGGAGTCGGCCTCGGATGAGCACGCGGCGCACTCGTCGCGTCTCCTCGGGCGCCAGTTCATACTCGCCGTACCCGAGTCCGTCGTTGCTCGCACAGACGTGCGCGGCGCATTGGTAGGCTATCCAGTAGTCGAACAGTTGTAGGGCCAATCCCAGGGTCGTTACGGATAGTAGCACGTGCGTGTTATCCTTGTGGCAGCTGTGGCACTGGAGGAACCTTCGACAGACCGATAGTGCATCCTTGACAGCCTGCAGGCCCTGATCAAATCGTGTATGGACCGGGTCAGCCGCGATATGTTGTAGACGGTTCGCATGGAACTCGATAGTCTCCCCACAGTCGCATACGGGCTGTAGTACGTTAGGGATATGTACGGCAAGTGGAAAGCTCGTCCATCCTTTCGTGATAAACTCTTTCCGGAGAAACGTCGGCGACATGGAAGCCGCATGCGTCGAATCGGGTAGCGGATCCCTATATGAAGTCACGTAGTCCGCTGGCGACTCACTTAGTGGTAAGCATGTATTGGCTGTGCTGGCTTGACTTAAAGGACTGTCTGTCAGATGTTGACTGGGCTCGCGCGTCTAGATTCACGACGACTTAGCTCGATGTTACAATTAAGGCAGGACGAAAGGAAGAACAAACCTCATTCTCGCTTTTATTCAGCTCTTGGTCCGCACATAGTGGCTCGGTGGCCTGGAGAGCCCTGCGTTTCGTGCTCCTCCCGGAGACTTGAGCTGCTGACGTCTCCTGAAGCTGTCCTAGTTTCCTCAATGTAGCTCGGTTTTTGCTGCCCTTCGGCTTACCAGACCGATTGGCGACCCGGTACCGACACTGCAACCCATGCCGGAGACAGCGGATGCACGTATTCTTTCCTCCTAGATTGCATTTGACCTTGGATTGTCGACAATTCTCGCAGGCGGCCCGGAGTTTGGGGCCATCCCCACCATTGCCTGAGGGTGTGTTGGATTCCACAAGCATTTATTACCCGATCAAGTGGGTGAGGGTTCGCAGTGAAATTGTATTCCGGCAGCCCAATCACTATAAGATTTTATACCGGTGGCTGACAATGCAAAACGTCAAGTATATTTAGCTCTGGGCCATTCGACCAAAATTAACAATAGTAACCACGACAATATCAGACAAATATCGCCTAAACACTGCTATATATCCCAGGAGAATGGTTGGAAGCCCAGATTCGTATCAGGATTTTTGAACTGACGGGAACCGCATATGAAGTCAGCCGTTGTGAAACCTAACGACTTCATCTGATCCACACTGGCATGGAGATGCCAACCAGCGTGGCCACTCTGATGGCTGGCGCTCGCAGCGGTCCAAATGACCCCAAATCTTACGGATCCGAAAAGGCAAATGCCAGATGCTTGGCCACCACCAATGGATCTTATAGGGGACTGTCAGCGGTAGCCACTTGGCTCTGGGCCTCCAAGCACAGAGTCTGGCAACAAGCTCAGGTGCAACATTGGGGGAGAAAGCTGTGGGGCCATCGAGGCCAAAGAAGTTTATCCATCCAAAACAGCCTTTGCCAGAGCGAAGCACTTCTGTCTGACGTAGCACCCAATGGTGAAATAGCATTTACTGTTGAGCAAGCGCTCAGCGTATGCAGGCCAGCACACACCATGTGAGCTGTAAATAGAGCCAAAATAATGGATGTCTAGTTTGCCGGTGAAAGTGAGCGGTGAACATGCAGTCTTGCGGGAACCTTCTTGTCTGGTCAGTGAGTGGCCTCCCCCCAGAGACAACAATCCTCTTCACCCCCTTTTTATTCTGTCCTCGCCAAATTCTATTCCTTTTCGTAACCAACCCTCTTCCAATTTTCCTTGGAAGCTAAGCTGCCGTGATAGTCAGCAAGGGGGTGGGTTAGACACATTCTCGTATTTTGCACTCCAGCAGTCAGCATCACATCACATCCCGTCTATTACATCGAATTGGATTGGATTATTGCTACCTGGTTAACTGTAACCTGTCGCTGCTCGTGTGATCCTGCGGTTGCCTCGGCGAATCACCCAGTCAGTTCCAGGAGCAGCTCTCAGCAATCCCACTATGTCTGTAGTCAAATGCCCTCAGTAGCCCAGTCAGATGAGCCACAGCAGCACACACCACCAGCACATGAAAGATCTGATGCGAACTACCCCAAAGATCGAACTGGCCCGGTCGCAGACGTTCGGGGACCCGAGCGGCGTAGATCCCAGCTCCCAGGATATACAAGAATCCCTGAAGTAGCAGCCACCCGAGCCCTATCTGGCGCGTCATCTGTTCAAGACCATACATCCGTAGCCCGTGGATGACGGGAAACACCGCTGATAGGCCCATGCCGACAAACATGGCGGCGCGAAATGGTCGCCACCGGGGAGTCCGAAATTGGGGCATAATCGAAACAAACACACAGCCAATCCCAATGGTGCAGATCATCGTCCAATATAACCGTTGCAGCCCAGGCTCACAGTAGAACCCATAGAATACACTAGGGACAAAACTGCCCACAATCAGAGCTACGATACCAGCATAATCAAGGGCATTGCCTATGCGCGCGACAGTCGGCGAGTGGTTCGAAATGGTATGGTACGTCGCAGACATCCCCAGACACACAGCAGCTCCCACGAAAAAGCAGGCGAAGCTAATGATGTCAGCCCGGGTAGCCGTCTCATAGCGGGGTGCTAGAGCGCGATGAAGCCAGACTGCCGCGGGGATAGCTAGCAATGATGGCAATAGATgcgtatatatattaaccgTCTCATTGTGTATATATGTCAACGATTGGAAAGAGACCAGGAACGAGAACGAGGCTGGTCGATATCCACTATGGATATGATGATTGTCGCGCTGCCAATGAGGTAAGTCGTCCCAGTgcagaagcttcttgagGACCTGAGGTGGCTGCTTCATGACTGTAGCTGCCATTGCTGCAGGCGTACTGGCTTTTGACTCTTGAGCCTTCTCAGTGGGGCGGCGTTGACGACTCGGCATATTTCACATGCAGGACGCAGAAATAACGGATGAATCAGATGGTAGGGGAAAGATTATTAAGCTCAAGATGGATTTAAAAACCAGGTACacaagagaaatgaagaagtaAACGACACGCCTAGCTAGTTAAAAAGACAGAAAACCCCCCAGCCAAAAGgaatgttgttgttggttgaAGCAAACGTTGGGATGGACCGAAACGATGGATCCGATAGTATGGAAAAGCCCGTTGGGGAAACCGGACAAACCGAGCAAACACCCACCGGTCTTTCCCGCATTTCATGTGTGTTTATCAACTTTATCTCGATAGCTTCATGACGCAATTTCACTCCCCGTTGCATATATACCTAACAGCACAGCCATGTCACAGCGCGGGAAAAGGCCTGCGAGCCGCTTGAAGCCCGTGGCGGTGGATTCCCTAGAAATGGTGGGATTCGTTTCCAAAGGCGATCGCAAGTATGCCATTCTAGTGGGGTCGTCACATTTGTGGGACTGACTTTCCTAGATTGCTGGACCATAAAGCCCAGAATGACTACTTCTCCAAAATCGTCGAACGATACATGGCATTTTGTGCCCGCCACTCGGAAGACTTGGATGCAGCGTGGTCATCTCTTCCCACAAGTGCATCCGGCGATGCCACGAAGAACCCCCCGGCGGCTCTTCCCCAACCGAGAGAAACGCAAACCAAGATCAATACTGTTTCCGCATCAACCGAACTGTCcacccttctcctttccctccgtAAGCTTCGCGAAGCGGTTCTAGCCACTGCGTCCACAATACCAGTCTCATTTTCCCAGCGTGTCCATGTCTTCTCGGTCAAAATATCCATCCAAGCCAAGCATCCTCCATCATACTTCCCCTCTCTCCGCTACCTACTCGAGAAATTACACTCGCCCTCCCACCCGTTACCCGAATCAGAATTGAGAGACCTCATTTCGTACCTAATCCTTGATTACGCCTGCCGACAGGATGACTTGGTCGCTGCTTTCGAGCTGCGCGCCAAAGCGCGCCGTGAATATGCGTTTCAGTCGCCCACAATCGACCGTGTGTTAACAGCCCTAGCGCATGATAACTGGGTCATATTCTGGCAGGTCCGAAAAGAAGTGGACTCCTCCATTAGGGTGTTAATGAACTGGGCCGAAGATCGAGTTCGGAGACATGCACTCAAGGCTGTTGGTAGCGCTTACCTCAATGTTGGGGTGCAATGGATCACAGAAGGCTGCACAGGAGATAGCCGCTGGACGTGGGATAGACTGGTAGAGACAGAGAAGCTTGGCTGGCAGAAAGAGGGTGACAAAGTTATCATCCGAAAGCCGAAACCGAAACCCCAATCAGTTCTTGGATCGACTAAGAGCAATGCGTAATGACTGTCTATAACGAAGTTTATGTCTTATATTTCTCGTGTCATAACGTTATACTGCGTTGAGGCTGGCAAGCATGGCGTTTGGTTTTCAATGCTGATAGAGAAGAATAGACGaatgataatatattagGCGTACTGATCCGGTAAGCGCCATTCTG contains the following coding sequences:
- a CDS encoding uncharacterized protein (serine/threonine protein kinase), whose translation is MLAPSPPLSMYPPMLPTPPPSPPITRCYAPEDRLGLLLANRLELIGILGVGAYGVVYTAIDIHTNVMYAVKALNKAGLDPRQLKFQQREIKLHHMASQHPNVVSLVRIMDSVDCTYVVIEFCPEGDLFSSITEKGNFVHNDPLVRRVFLQILDAVQYCHNIGIYHRDLKPENILVTDQGLTVKLADFGLATTDACTSDFGCGSTFYMSPECQQPNPRPMSWYESAPNDVWSLGVILVNLTCGRNPWKRASPEDSTFRAYLKDPYFLKSILPLTDEMICILSRIFECDPRKRITIPELRTMILECPQFTIPPWGSMNGPMPVGFVNNPQVPVHHIPSDVYDSQSSVSSGSSHYSDSLQSAVSDASSFTEGYPDVDSVSSMSSVGLDCEADCKNTFAPTESITCSDFVEPLLMPFPQPIPVSAY
- a CDS encoding putative 3-oxoacyl-reductase: MAHRLAQISSHLNYPQGLLANQVAIITGAGQGIGAETAKLFANEGAKVVIADIDAEKATNTANAINAASPNRAIAVTGDILDDAYIESLVKKAAEFGNGKIHVIVNNAGFTWDGVIHKITDKQWDTMLAVHNTAPFKLVRAAAKYFRVKDGEPRVIINISSTSGIHGNAGQANYALAKAGVVGLTRTIAKEWGPAFGVRSNTIAFGHVQTRLTAAKEKGAFITTPDGTKVALGIPGKQLESRQGGVGEQKQTYPDIPLGRPASPEEAAKSVLAVASPLFSYVTGETIRVTGGRNM
- a CDS encoding uncharacterized protein (unnamed protein product); protein product: MPSRQRRPTEKAQESKASTPAAMAATVMKQPPQVLKKLLHWDDLPHWQRDNHHIHSGYRPASFSFLVSFQSLTYIHNETVNIYTHLLPSLLAIPAAVWLHRALAPRYETATRADIISFACFFVGAAVCLGMSATYHTISNHSPTVARIGNALDYAGIVALIVGSFVPSVFYGFYCEPGLQRLYWTMICTIGIGCVFVSIMPQFRTPRWRPFRAAMFVGMGLSAVFPVIHGLRMYGLEQMTRQIGLGWLLLQGFLYILGAGIYAARVPERLRPGQFDLWGSSHQIFHVLVVCAAVAHLTGLLRAFDYRHSGIAESCSWN